In Cystobacter fuscus DSM 2262, the genomic stretch GCCGCCGGAGCTGCCCGGTGCCGCCACGCCCGAGGAGGCGGCGCGGCTGCCCGACTTCGCACCCGAGCGGGCCCGGGAGGTGCTGGCCGGGGTGCCCGGACTCGAGCGGCCCCTGCGGCTCGTCTACCGGGCGGGGGATTCCTTCGTGCCCGAGACGGCCATCGCCGAGCGCCTGGTCGCCCAGCTGGCCCGGGTGGGCATCCAGGTGACGCTGGATGCGCGCTCGGACTACTCCGCCGAGGTGGCCCGCCGCACGCCCGCGGGCCCGCGGGCCTATGATCTCTACCTGCGCCGTCTGGGCGCGGACTACGCGCACCCCAACACCTTCTTCACCCTCTTCGAGCGCAATGGTCTGCACCAGACGGGCTGGGAGACGCAGCGCGGAGGCGAGCCCATGGCCCGCTTCGAGTCGCTGCTGGATCAAGCCGACGCCGAGGCCGACATCGCCCGGGCGCGCGTCCTGTACTCCCAGGCCCAGACGCTCCTGCTCGACGAGATGGCGGTGATCGCGCCGCTCTACCATCCGGACCGCTACTTCCGGGTCCGCTCCTTCCTGCACGGCGTGGACGTGGACCCCTTCAACTTCCTGTCCCTGCGCGACCTGCGCCGGGCCGGGCCCTCCACGGAGGCGCGCTGATGTCTCCCGTGTTCGTCCGCCTGGGCCGGCAACTGGTGCTCGTTCCCGTGGTGGCGCTCGCGTCCTACTTCCTCATGGCCGCGCTGCCGCTCACCAGCGAGGACGAGTCCAAGCGGCAGGTGCCGCCCGAGGTGCTCGCCTCCTACCGCCGGGACCTGGGCCTGGGCGAGCCGCTCGGCTTCCTGCGGCCGTGGCAGAAGCTCGTGCGCGGCGAGCGCCTGGGGACGAGCGCCCAGGGCGTCACCGGGGATGAGCTGGCGTGGAAGCTGTCGGGCAGCGTGGGCGTGGGGCTGGTGGCGCTCGTGCTCGCGCTCGGGTGGGCCCTGGCGTACGCGCTGCTCCGGGCGAGGTGGCGCCGGGGCCGGCTCGCCGTGCTCTCCGACGTGCTGCCCGCCATCGCCTTCGGCACGCCTGTCTTCATCCCCGCGCTGCTGCTCGCCCCCGAGGTGGTGGAGCGCGGCCACCTGCTACCCGAGCTCTGTGCCGCGCTCGTCATCTCCGTGTGGCCGGGCGTCTTCCTGGGCACCCTGGTGGCGGACGCGCTCGACACGGAAATGGCGCGCGACTACGTGCGCACCGCGCTCGGCAAGGGCCTGTCCCCCCGCGCCGTGCTCTGGCGCCACGTGCTGCCCAACGTGCTGCCCGCCCTGTTGGACGCCGTGGGCCCCGTGGCCACCGCGCTGCTCGCCGGCTCCTTCGCCGCCGAGCGCGTCTTCGGCCTGCCCTACTTCGGCCAGCTCTACGTCCTCGCCGTGCTGCAGAAGCAGGTGGCCGTCGTGGTCGTGTCCACCACCGTGTTCGCCTCGCTGCTCGTCGTCGTCGGCCTGGCGGTGGAAGTCGTGCGCTTGCTCGTGGACCCGCGCGCCCGGGAGGCCTCCTCATGAGCCGCGTCCCCCCGAGGGCCTGGGTCGGGCTCGTGCTGCTCGTGGGCCTGGGGCTCGCGAGCTGGCTGGCCGGCCGGATGTTTCCCGAGGCCCTGTCCCACACCTGCCCCCTGGGCATGGACCCCTCCCACCCCGACCGGAGCGTGTGCGAGCTGGCGTTCGGGGGCTTGTGGGTCTCCCTGGTGGTGGGGCTGACGGCCGGGGCGGTGTCCACGGCGGTGGGGCTCGGGGTGGCGATGGGCGCCCGGGCGGCCGGGGGCTGGCTGGAGCATCAGATCCTGCGCGGGGTGGATGCCTTCTTCGCCCTGCCGGACGTGCTGGTGGTGATGGTGCTGCAACTGGCCGGTCAATCCCTCCTGGATGCCGGGCAGGCGGGCGGGCTCGGCCCCTTCGGCTTGATGGTGATGTCGCTGGCACTGGTGGGGTGGGCGGGGCCGGCGCGCATGTTCCGCAACCGGCTCGCCACCCTGGAGGCCCAGGAATTCGTCGCCGCCTCCCGGGCACTCGGCGCGGGAAGGGGGCACCTGCTGCGCGTCCACCTCTGGCCGGCCCTGCGCCCCTTCGTGCTCGCCGTCTTCCTCAGCCGCCTGCCCACGGCGATCCTCACCGAATCCACCATCAGCTTCTTCGGCATCGCCCGGATGGAGCCCATGTCGCTCGGCCGCTACCTCGGCACGAGCTATGCCGCGCTCATCTACGAAGGAGGCGCACGCGTGGTGTTACCCGCTTGGATACTCCTGGTGCTGGTGGTGCTTGGCGCCTCTCTTGCTTCCCAGGGACTTGGGTCGGGAACGCGCCGCGTCTAGCCCCGGGGGGGGAGGCGGTTCCAAAGGGCAGTGCCTAATGTGGAATCCCAGGCCCGGATGCATCCGTTGCCTATCAACTGAACTCTTTCACTTCAGCGAAGGTTGCCATGTCCACCGTCAACGAGGAGCTTCCCATCGCCACGGGTCACGCCCGGACCCGGGATGACGACAACCTCAAGCTGGAACAGGTCAAGGGCTCGGTCCTGATCGTCGAGGACGATCCGGCGCACCGCGAGCTGCTGGTGGAGCTGGTGAGCCAGTGGGGTTACGAGGCCCTTCCCGTGGGGAGCGCCGAGGAGGCCGAGTTCGCCGTGCGCAACAAGCGCATGGACGCGGCCATCGTGGACGTCTTCCTGCCCGGCCGCAGCGGCACCAACCTCATGGCCCGGCTCCGGGAGAAGTTCCCCCAGTCGGTGCTCATCGGGGTGAGCGCCATGAGCGACGCGTCCATGGCCCGCAAGTGCAAGGGCCTGGGGGCGGATCTGTTCATCGGCAAGCCCCTCAACCCGGAGAAGCTCGCCCAGGCGCTCCAGTCCCAGCACAAGAGCTGGCACTAGGCCCGCGCGGGCCCGGGCATTGGTCTCGGGGACGAATGGGTTGCGCCGAGAGGGGGAAGGGCGGAAACTTCCCTCTGTGCAGACACTCGTTCCTGGCCTCCTCGTGGCGATGCCACAACTGACGGACTCGAACTTCCGGCGCTCGGTGGTCCTCATGCTCGAGCATGGGGAGGCGGGCTCCATGGGCCTGGTCATCAACCGGGGTGCCTCCCTGACGTTGGGGGACCTGGCCAAGAACCAGTCCCTGGCGATCGCCCCCGAGCGCTCCCGGCAGCCCGTCTTCATGGGCGGCCCGGTGGAGAACCATCGCGGCTTCGTCCTGCACAACAACGAGCAGGTGACGGAGAAGCACGAGGTGGTGCCCGGGCTCTACCTGAGCCTCACCCTGGACACGCTCGGCCCCCTGCTCAAGGACCCGTCGGCCCACCTGCGCTTCTGCCTGGGGTATGCCAACTGGGGTCCCCACCAGTTGGAGAGCGAGCTGGCCTCGGGTGCCTGGCTCTTCGCCGAGGCGTCCGCTCGTCCGGTGCTCGAAGGCGACCCGGGTCTGCTATGGGACAGCACCCTGAAGAGCATGGGGGTGGATCCCGCCATGCTGCTCAAGGGGAAGGGACTGAACTGATGCTTGATCCGAATTTCATCCGCGAGCGGATTCTCGGCGCGCTGCCCGGCTCGGAGGTGGACGTGAACGACACCACCGGCACGGGAGACCACTTCGAGGCGCGCGTGGTGAGCCCGTCCTTCGCCGGCAAGTCCATGGTGGAGCAGCACCAGCTGGTGTACGCGCCGCTGCAGCAGTGGTTGAAGTCCGGCGAGCTGCACGCGCTGGCGCTCAAGACCTATTCGCCCGAGCAGTGGAAGAAGCTCGGGTCCCGATAACCAGGAGTGAGAGAGATGACCCCCGAGCTCAAGGCCCGTTTCGACGCTGAAGTGAAGAACCACAAGATCGTGCTGTTCATGAAGGGCAACGCGCTCTTCCCCCAGTGCGGCTTCTCCGCGCGCGCGCTGCAGATTTTGCAGCAGCACGGCGAGGTGCACACGGTGGACGTGCTGGCCGACCCCGCGGTGCGCCAGGGCATCAAGGACTACTCCAACTGGCCCACCATTCCGCAGGTGTTCATCCACGGGAAGTTCGTGGGCGGCTCGGACATCCTCATGGAGCTGGAGGAGCGTGGCGAGCTGGCGGACCTGGTGGCGGGCAAGAGCCCGGCCTGAGTCTCCCCGAGGCCCTCTCGTGCTGACGCGAGAGGGCCCGAGCACCCCCGCGACGCGCGGGTTCTGGACCCGACGTGGCCTCGACCGCCCCCCGACTGAGTGAAGAGAACGCCGAGGCGCTCGAGCCGGAAGGCTCCGGGCCCTCGCCCGTGGGACCCCTGGGGCTCGTCTCCTCGCCGGAAGCGCGCGAGACGCGCTCGTGGAAGGATCGGCTCCGGGCCTTCCGGGCGCGCCATGCGAAGGCGGAGCTGGCGCTCTTGTTCTTCGCGAGCTTCGCGTACGACATCCTCACGCTGCCGCGCATCGACAACCGCTTCACGCTCACCAAGCAGGGGCTGTTCCTCGCCGTGCTGGGGTGGCTGTTGTGGCTGGAGCTGCGCTGGCGCGAGGGGGCCGCGCCCCCGAAGGGGCTGTCCCGGGTGTGGCGCTTTCGCGAGGACGCGCTGCACTTGCTGCTCGGCGGCCTGCTGAGTCCCTACACGCTCTTCTATTTCAAGAGCGCCTCCGGGCTGACGTCGTTCCTGTTCCTCGCGAGCGTCTTCGGGGTGCTGGTGGCCAACGAGCTGCCGCGCTTCCGGGCGCGGGGGCCGGTGGTGCGCGTGGGGCTCTACGCGTTCTGCCTCACCTCGTACTTCGCGTACCTGCTGCCGGTGGTGCGCGGCTACTACAGCGGGATGTTGTTCCTGTGGGCCGCGGGCCTGTCCGCCGCGGTGATGGGCGTGCTGGCGGTGGTGGTCCATGGCCGCGGGAGCGAGGGCCGGCACCCGTGGTGGCACATCCTCGTGCCGGGGTGGGGCGTGCAGGCGGTGCTGCTCGGCCTGTACGCGCTCAAGGCGATTCCTCCGGTGCCCCTGTCCCTGCTCGAGAGCGGCATCTACCACGACGTGCAGGTGGTGAAGGGGCCTCGGGGCCGCGACTACCGGCTGTTGCACGAGGGCGGTGGGTGGAGGCCCTGGGAGCGAGGGGATCAGCACTTCCGGGCGCGCCCGGGCGATCGCGTCTACTTCTTCGCCAGCATCTTCGCGCCCACGAGCTTCAAGCCCCAGTACCCGGGGGACAAGGGCACGCGGCTGCTGTTGCGCTGGGAGTACGACGATCCGAAGAAGGGCTGGACGGAGTTCCACACCTACGGGGGCCTGTACCTGGGGAAGGGTGGGCGGGATGGGGGCTTCCGCACGTTCGCGTACCTGACGGCGCCCCGGCCCGGCGACTGGCGCGTCTCGCTGGAGACCGAGGATGGGCGGGAGGTGGGCCGGCTGTCCTTCACCGTCACGCCCGATACCTCCACGCAGGAGCGCGAGTTCAAGGTGACGGCGGGCTGAGGCTCAGGCCGGGTGGGGCGCCTCCGCCCTCAACAGGGCGAGCTGCCCCAGGAGCACGGGGACGGCGGTCTCCACCCGGAGGATGCGCGGCCCGAGCGAGAAGGGGCGGAAGCCGTGTTGCGCGAGGAGCTCGGCCTCGAAGGGCACCCAGCCGCCATCGGGTCCCACGGCGAGCACCACGCGCGGCGCGGCCTGGACGCCCACCCGGGAGAGGGGCTCGGGAGCGGGCGGGTGGGGCAGGAGGCGGAGCGCCTCGGTGCCGAAGAGGGTGTCGAGTTCGTCCTCGACGAAGGGGCGGAAGCGCTCGCGCACGAGCACCTCGGGCAGCCGGGTGTCTCGGGCCTGCTCGAGTCCCTGGAGGAGCAGCTCCGCGACGAAGTCCCCGGCGAGCACCTTGGAGTCGAAGTAGCTCTTCTCCACGCGGGCGGCGTTGACGAGCACGACGCGGTCCACGCCGAGCTGGGCCACGGCGGGCAGCACGCGCTTGAGGGCCTTGGGGCGGGGAATGGCGAGCACCAGGTCCACGCCCGCTCGGGGAGGGGGCGGCTCGGTGAGGGAGACGCGCAGGCGGAGCAGGCCGGGGGTGTTTTCCAGCACCTCGCCGGTGCCCACGAGCCCTCCGAGTCTGCCCACCCGGAGCGTCTCGCCGGGCTCGGCGCGGAGGACCTCGCGGGCGTGCTGGGCGCGGCGGCCCG encodes the following:
- a CDS encoding ABC transporter permease subunit — encoded protein: MSPVFVRLGRQLVLVPVVALASYFLMAALPLTSEDESKRQVPPEVLASYRRDLGLGEPLGFLRPWQKLVRGERLGTSAQGVTGDELAWKLSGSVGVGLVALVLALGWALAYALLRARWRRGRLAVLSDVLPAIAFGTPVFIPALLLAPEVVERGHLLPELCAALVISVWPGVFLGTLVADALDTEMARDYVRTALGKGLSPRAVLWRHVLPNVLPALLDAVGPVATALLAGSFAAERVFGLPYFGQLYVLAVLQKQVAVVVVSTTVFASLLVVVGLAVEVVRLLVDPRAREASS
- a CDS encoding ABC transporter permease; its protein translation is MSRVPPRAWVGLVLLVGLGLASWLAGRMFPEALSHTCPLGMDPSHPDRSVCELAFGGLWVSLVVGLTAGAVSTAVGLGVAMGARAAGGWLEHQILRGVDAFFALPDVLVVMVLQLAGQSLLDAGQAGGLGPFGLMVMSLALVGWAGPARMFRNRLATLEAQEFVAASRALGAGRGHLLRVHLWPALRPFVLAVFLSRLPTAILTESTISFFGIARMEPMSLGRYLGTSYAALIYEGGARVVLPAWILLVLVVLGASLASQGLGSGTRRV
- a CDS encoding response regulator; translation: MSTVNEELPIATGHARTRDDDNLKLEQVKGSVLIVEDDPAHRELLVELVSQWGYEALPVGSAEEAEFAVRNKRMDAAIVDVFLPGRSGTNLMARLREKFPQSVLIGVSAMSDASMARKCKGLGADLFIGKPLNPEKLAQALQSQHKSWH
- a CDS encoding YqgE/AlgH family protein, with the translated sequence MQTLVPGLLVAMPQLTDSNFRRSVVLMLEHGEAGSMGLVINRGASLTLGDLAKNQSLAIAPERSRQPVFMGGPVENHRGFVLHNNEQVTEKHEVVPGLYLSLTLDTLGPLLKDPSAHLRFCLGYANWGPHQLESELASGAWLFAEASARPVLEGDPGLLWDSTLKSMGVDPAMLLKGKGLN
- a CDS encoding BolA family protein; protein product: MLDPNFIRERILGALPGSEVDVNDTTGTGDHFEARVVSPSFAGKSMVEQHQLVYAPLQQWLKSGELHALALKTYSPEQWKKLGSR
- the grxD gene encoding Grx4 family monothiol glutaredoxin, whose product is MTPELKARFDAEVKNHKIVLFMKGNALFPQCGFSARALQILQQHGEVHTVDVLADPAVRQGIKDYSNWPTIPQVFIHGKFVGGSDILMELEERGELADLVAGKSPA
- a CDS encoding DUF2914 domain-containing protein, which encodes MASTAPRLSEENAEALEPEGSGPSPVGPLGLVSSPEARETRSWKDRLRAFRARHAKAELALLFFASFAYDILTLPRIDNRFTLTKQGLFLAVLGWLLWLELRWREGAAPPKGLSRVWRFREDALHLLLGGLLSPYTLFYFKSASGLTSFLFLASVFGVLVANELPRFRARGPVVRVGLYAFCLTSYFAYLLPVVRGYYSGMLFLWAAGLSAAVMGVLAVVVHGRGSEGRHPWWHILVPGWGVQAVLLGLYALKAIPPVPLSLLESGIYHDVQVVKGPRGRDYRLLHEGGGWRPWERGDQHFRARPGDRVYFFASIFAPTSFKPQYPGDKGTRLLLRWEYDDPKKGWTEFHTYGGLYLGKGGRDGGFRTFAYLTAPRPGDWRVSLETEDGREVGRLSFTVTPDTSTQEREFKVTAG
- a CDS encoding 16S rRNA (uracil(1498)-N(3))-methyltransferase, with translation MNLLLLHDSDFLPDGTVQMTGRRAQHAREVLRAEPGETLRVGRLGGLVGTGEVLENTPGLLRLRVSLTEPPPPRAGVDLVLAIPRPKALKRVLPAVAQLGVDRVVLVNAARVEKSYFDSKVLAGDFVAELLLQGLEQARDTRLPEVLVRERFRPFVEDELDTLFGTEALRLLPHPPAPEPLSRVGVQAAPRVVLAVGPDGGWVPFEAELLAQHGFRPFSLGPRILRVETAVPVLLGQLALLRAEAPHPA